Proteins co-encoded in one Vibrio fortis genomic window:
- the bolA gene encoding transcriptional regulator BolA — MIQEVIETKLHNEFEPTHLNVVNESYMHNVPAGSESHFKVVVVSDAFEGLRLIARHRAVNQVLAEELANHIHALSIHTYTKDEWQKQFDSVPDSPMCMGGSKS, encoded by the coding sequence ATGATCCAAGAAGTCATTGAAACGAAACTGCACAATGAGTTTGAGCCAACACATCTCAACGTCGTGAATGAAAGCTACATGCACAATGTTCCAGCAGGTTCTGAAAGCCATTTTAAAGTGGTTGTTGTGAGCGATGCATTTGAAGGTTTGCGTTTGATTGCACGTCATCGAGCGGTTAACCAAGTGCTTGCTGAAGAGTTAGCAAATCATATCCATGCGCTCTCTATTCATACTTATACAAAAGATGAATGGCAGAAGCAGTTTGATAGTGTGCCAGATAGCCCAATGTGCATGGGTGGCAGTAAGTCATAA
- a CDS encoding Na(+)-translocating NADH-quinone reductase subunit A: protein MITIKKGLDLPIAGTPSQVINDGKSITKVALLGEEYVGMRPTMHARVGDEVKKGQVLFADKKNPGVVFTSPASGKVIEVNRGAKRVLQSVVIEVAGNEQITFNNYEANQLAGLDRDAVKTQLVESGAWTALRTRPFSKVPAVDSETQAIFVTAMDTNPLAAEPELIINEQSEAFVAGLDILSTLTSGKVYVCKKGTSLPRSSQSNVEEHVFDGPHPAGLAGTHMHYLYPVNAQNVAWSINYQDVIAFGKLFLTGEIYTDRVVSLAGPVVNNPRLVRTQLGASLDELTDSELMPGEVRVISGSVLTGTQATGPHAYLGRYHQQVSVLREGRDKELFGWAMPGKNKFSVTRSFLGHLFKGQLFNMTTTTNGSDRSMVPIGNYERVMPLDMEPTLLLRDLCAGDVDSAQALGALELDEEDVALCTFVCPGKYEYGQLLRECLDTIEKEG from the coding sequence ATGATTACAATAAAGAAGGGCTTGGATCTTCCTATTGCAGGAACTCCATCCCAGGTGATTAATGATGGTAAGTCCATCACTAAAGTCGCCTTGCTTGGCGAAGAGTACGTTGGTATGCGTCCTACGATGCATGCTCGCGTTGGTGACGAAGTGAAGAAAGGCCAAGTTCTTTTTGCAGATAAAAAGAACCCAGGTGTTGTATTTACTTCTCCAGCAAGCGGTAAAGTTATTGAAGTGAACCGTGGTGCTAAGCGTGTTCTTCAATCAGTAGTGATTGAAGTAGCAGGCAATGAGCAAATCACGTTCAATAACTATGAAGCTAACCAACTAGCAGGTCTAGACCGTGATGCGGTTAAGACTCAGCTTGTTGAGTCTGGCGCATGGACCGCTCTGCGTACTCGTCCGTTCAGCAAGGTTCCAGCTGTTGATTCTGAAACTCAGGCTATTTTCGTAACTGCTATGGATACGAACCCTCTAGCTGCTGAGCCAGAATTGATCATTAACGAGCAGTCTGAAGCGTTCGTTGCTGGTTTAGATATTCTTTCAACTCTAACGAGCGGCAAGGTTTACGTTTGTAAAAAAGGCACTAGCCTACCTCGTTCGTCTCAGTCTAATGTTGAAGAACATGTTTTCGATGGCCCACACCCTGCAGGTCTTGCAGGTACGCATATGCATTACCTATATCCGGTAAATGCACAAAACGTAGCGTGGAGCATTAACTATCAAGACGTTATCGCGTTCGGTAAGCTTTTCCTAACAGGTGAAATTTACACAGATCGCGTTGTTTCTCTGGCTGGTCCAGTAGTAAACAACCCACGTCTAGTTCGTACTCAACTTGGTGCTAGCCTTGATGAGCTTACGGACAGCGAGTTGATGCCAGGTGAAGTTCGTGTGATCTCTGGTTCAGTACTAACTGGTACTCAAGCAACAGGTCCTCACGCTTACCTTGGTCGTTACCATCAACAAGTTTCTGTTCTACGTGAAGGTCGTGATAAAGAGCTGTTTGGCTGGGCTATGCCTGGTAAGAACAAGTTCTCTGTTACTCGTTCATTCCTTGGTCACCTGTTCAAAGGTCAGTTGTTCAACATGACAACGACAACGAACGGTAGTGATCGCTCAATGGTTCCAATCGGTAACTACGAGCGCGTAATGCCTCTAGATATGGAACCTACTCTGCTGCTTCGTGATCTATGTGCAGGCGACGTTGATAGTGCTCAAGCACTAGGTGCGCTAGAGCTAGATGAAGAAGATGTAGCATTGTGTACCTTTGTATGTCCAGGCAAATACGAGTACGGTCAACTACTTCGTGAATGCCTAGATACGATTGAGAAGGAAGGGTAA
- a CDS encoding methyltransferase produces MKTELTLHDRTLTLHRFPKRSSETLQAWDAGDEYLINHVEEMNLEPGKHILILNDHFGALSAWFSQDHDVTMMSDSYISHRGALKNLQRNQCNRVQFLNTMDDIPVGVDLVLMQLPKTNRHLVWQLSQLRQALPEGCQVIGVNKVKEIHTSTLNLFEKYLGETKTSLAKKKHRLVFSSPNCQPVHKVEPFVEWDVDGEDIRLKNLPNVYSGEALDQGARYMLEHIPQDPELRHIIDLGCGNGVLSVKAAQLNPQARITCVDESFMAVESARQNIQENIGDEGNFQFIANNCLDGFKKNSTYLVLCNPPFHQQQAITDHIAWQMFCDAKHVLSNGGKLIVIGNRHLGYDVKLARLFGKANVETLELNQKFEILQATREPANFNK; encoded by the coding sequence ATGAAAACCGAACTTACCCTACACGACAGAACCCTGACTCTACATCGTTTCCCTAAACGCTCTAGTGAAACCCTACAGGCGTGGGATGCTGGTGATGAATACCTTATTAATCACGTCGAAGAGATGAACCTTGAACCGGGAAAACACATCCTGATTCTTAACGATCATTTCGGCGCACTGTCTGCTTGGTTTTCACAAGATCACGACGTGACCATGATGAGTGACTCTTACATCTCTCATCGCGGCGCGCTAAAAAACCTGCAACGTAACCAATGTAATCGCGTTCAATTTCTCAATACCATGGACGACATCCCGGTTGGCGTTGACCTGGTATTAATGCAGCTGCCAAAAACCAATCGTCATTTAGTGTGGCAGTTGAGTCAATTGCGTCAGGCTCTTCCTGAAGGATGCCAAGTGATTGGTGTCAATAAAGTCAAAGAGATTCATACCTCTACTCTCAATCTATTCGAAAAATACCTTGGTGAAACCAAAACCTCATTAGCGAAGAAAAAACACCGTTTAGTCTTCTCATCACCAAACTGCCAGCCTGTTCATAAGGTTGAACCGTTTGTTGAGTGGGATGTAGACGGCGAAGATATCCGCCTGAAAAATTTACCGAATGTTTACTCAGGGGAAGCACTCGATCAGGGCGCTCGCTATATGCTTGAGCACATCCCGCAAGATCCAGAGCTTCGCCATATTATCGACCTAGGTTGTGGTAACGGCGTGCTAAGTGTTAAAGCGGCACAACTGAACCCACAGGCTCGTATTACCTGCGTTGATGAAAGCTTTATGGCCGTAGAATCCGCTAGACAGAACATCCAAGAAAACATCGGAGACGAAGGTAACTTCCAATTCATCGCCAATAACTGCTTAGATGGATTCAAGAAGAACAGCACCTACTTGGTTCTGTGTAACCCTCCCTTCCATCAACAGCAAGCGATCACCGACCATATCGCATGGCAGATGTTTTGTGATGCAAAGCATGTTCTTAGCAACGGGGGCAAATTAATTGTTATTGGCAACCGACACCTCGGATACGATGTAAAGTTAGCGAGATTATTTGGCAAGGCGAACGTCGAAACGCTTGAATTGAACCAAAAATTTGAGATATTACAAGCAACAAGAGAACCCGCTAACTTTAATAAGTAG